The following is a genomic window from Haliaeetus albicilla chromosome 13, bHalAlb1.1, whole genome shotgun sequence.
GCGTGACGGTTTTCAATGGGTGTGAAACTCACTGATCAATGCACAACACGACACACAGcggtgccgctgctgctgctgtcaggacCCGTCCCTCTCAGCTTGCAGCAGGTCTGCAAAATAGCACCCACAACTGATGGACAAAGGCTGCCACCACCCCAGTCCTGGCTGAGGGATGGCGAGTGACAGCCAGGGAGGCACCCAACAGTCCAAAGAGAGCCATCCCAGCAGGAAACGTTCACGATCCACATCTCGCTTGCAGCGAGCCTTTCCTCCTTCGAACCCCACCGTCCCTGTAGCAGCATTTCAGTGGCTCTGTTAGGGACAGGCAGCCTTTCTCACAGGAAGCAGGCCAGAGCCCAGAGCCCCACACCTCGTACACAGTCATCTACCTTCTGGACACCATCAGCTTGTGATTCTGCCAACCACAAGCCCCACTAGCGTACCTGGCACGGCTCTGCAACCCCAGCTCAGAGCTGAGAGAAGCCCAGGTCAGGCTAGCACATTGCACAAGCCCACACAGTTACTGCCTTACACAAGACCCCAGCGCGTGCTTCCCACTAGGAGCCTGCTGCAGAGGCTCTCCCCGGTGCCAGCTCCAGCCTCAGCCGGCCCCTGCAGGGGCAGGTGAAGTGCAGACCAGGCAGGTTTTCCCCTGGCTGGGCCCTCGCAGGGTAGAGTGCAAACCCACCCCGCAGTCTCCCGGTCTGTCATTTTGTGGGTGAACGGTGGGTCAGGATGTGCATTCGTCTCCTTTGGGTCAGAACTGCCATCTACACCAGGTCCAGTCACAGGACAGTTTGCGGTCACAGAGGGGACTCACTCTGCTCGGCAGATGAACCAGATCTCGTTGCGGCGCTGAGGGATGCTGGGATTTTCATAAGCAGCCACGATGTAGGTTTCCCGGAGCACAGTGTCTGTGGAGCCCAAGAGCTCCCAGAAGAGAGCGATCTCTCGCAGAATCGTCTCCTCAGTGGTCATCCCGTAGAAAACCCTGCAGCAAAGGGAGCAACGTAAGCAACACAGCCAGCACATTCCCCCTTCCCACAGCCAGGGCTCCCATCCCTCTGTCCAAGGAAGCGCAGCAGCCATGCAGGGAGTTCATACACCCCTGCTGAGCTGAGAAAACACCTCTGGTGCTGGAGTCACCTGGTTATAACCCGGAGCGGTGCCCTCTCGGTGATGCGGACTTCGGGGTCCATGGGAACAGGAGGGTTTTGCTGGAACTCTCCCGGGAGATAATAGGCAGTTACGACTTCACGCTCCAGCTCGGTCCCCTCCTTGGTCAGGTGGATTTCGTTGAGCACTGGGACTGTCATGCCCAGATAGCAACCTGGAAGGAGGTAGGAAGGCAGCGGGCACATTGAGATGGCTGGGTCAGTGGCGGCAGCCCTCCTCCCCACTCCAGATGAACAGCGGCAGGGCCCTCCCTCTATACGGCCTGCcagccccctccagcccctgcctgcacacACCTACAGAGTTCTCCTTGCAGATGTAGCGCATGAGCTTCATGAAGCTCATGGAGATGCTCTGCTCATACATGGGCTCCCCCTTGGTGACACATGCCCACTTCCCAGCTGGGTACCGCCGCTCCTCGTAGGCTGCTTCCTCGCTCTGAAACAGGCCACAGACAAGCCAAGTCAGAGTCAAGCACACCGACAACACCGCAGCACTTGGGTGGCAAAACCAACACTGACAGGCAGGAACTGGGGAGACAGGACCCTGCCAAAATGAGACCCCCTGCTAGTCAGTGATTGGCAGGGGAGGCCGGAGAAGGCAAGGGGAACTGGCATCACATGCACCTCAGACGAGGACACTTAACAGCACTGGGCAAAAGTCAGCGAAAGGAAAAGCACAGACAGGGGACAGGGTGCAGGGAGGCTTGGAGGCTCCTGGCATGCACAAGGAATACAGCACATCCTCAGCAGGGGGCACAGgactttctgctcctctccagtCACTGTCCTGCCTACTCACAAGGATGTTCCTGATTCCAGGCACCCAAAGGCCTCCAGTAAGGTTGACGTTATTCTCAGGGGCAGTGCCTTTTCCCTGGACCACTGCGTGCACAGAGGATAACAAGCAGAAAGCCTCGTCCCCAGTAGAAGGGAAAGTCTGGCAGAAGAGCTCTAGCACCCAGAAGAGCTGTGAAGGTTGGAACAAAACTCCTCTTGGATTCTTCTCCCATACCAAGAATTgacaggaggaagaagagacGTGAacccagctggagcagaggggacAGCTTTCTGGGATGGGTCAGAATCTCTACTtccagcacagatgcccagtctTCTGGACAAACCCAACACAGAAGGGGGGCAAGGGGAGTGGGAAGATTGCATCTGGCTCTGCTCGTAGTTCAGCTCATGGCATGGTTATAACCACAAGTACTGCATAAAGAGGGGCAGGGAAGTTGTAGCCAGCACCTATCCTCCTGCTCTCAGCTTGTTCTTCAGCCAGATTAAAGCAGTCATGAGACAACCTTGTTCCACAGAGCTCAGGGCACTTCTCCAGACTTCTGTGCTccacagctgtgctggcactgaGTGTGGCAGGAAGTGGTGACCAGCCTCAACACTGAGCGCAGCCTCCCTGTGCCTCCACCCAAATTGGGTCTCTACTCAGAAAGCCAAACCAAAGGCAGAAGGAAGGCATCTGGGCTGCTCATGTGCATCGGTGGGCTGCCAGGAAGAAGAGTGCCCCAAAACACTGCAGGCCAGCCAGCATTCACCCTCTAGATGGGGCCATGCCTGCTATTGTCCCACCaagcaaagcagagcaagagCATTTTCCAAGCACGGAACCTGCCAGTCCCTCTAGGCTATTTGCAATTCTCATCTGCCACAGCATCTGCAAATAAACCTATCAGCCCAGCAAGGCGTGCTGTCTGGTCCTTCCACAGACCGATTATTATGTTCAGCAGCACCGCTCTAGAAGATGAGACCTGACCAAGAGGAAGAGTGAAGGTGCTTCACACAGACCCAGTGGCAACAGGTCCCTGCGATGTGAGCTAGGGAATTTGACTGAGTACTGACAGAGCAAGGCTCTGCAGGTGGCATAACAGTTCACTTGCCTCCAAGAGGATGAGGGCTTGTAGCACTGACAGCTCAGGAGGAGCAACCAAAAACTAACGACCTGCCCGAGCCTGGGAAACCTGCCCTTAAGGGCCCCAGCTCCGGAGGCCGCTCAGCACGAATGCCACGAAGAGGCTTCTATCTCCTCACCCAGCCCCAGAATCAAACTCTGAGAATCCTCCTCAGGTGCAGAGGGGATGCCAAGAGCAACAAAAGATCTTCAGGCCCCACAAAGTCTTGGGGCCCCATTCCTGCCTGGGACCAGCATAGGTAGAGAAGAGCCCAGAGAAGTCCCTGGGACCCAGAAGAACAGGGGAAGAGGGAGTGTGGTGAAGCCCCAGTTCAGAGCTATACAACCCTCAGACACCTTTTACAGGCAGGAGTGCTGGACCTCAGCCCAGAAGAAACTGGTTAAGCTCTCCTCATTTAGAGGACAAGGGACAGATGTCTTCTTGGTAGCAAGCCCAACCAAGCCTGCAGAGACGCAGGAACCAGTCTGACAAGCGCTTCTTCACAGTTATTTCTCAAAGCGCAGAAGCACCCTTTTGTGCAAGAGATGAGAGGAGGTGTGCAACTTAGCCAGCGAGAACGGGAGATCTTCAGGCAGAAGCTACCGCCTTTGGATTGGCAGTTGTGACAAACACCACCACATGCTCAGGTCTGCCAGCCAGGCCCCGTGTTCCCCACAGAAACATCCTTATCTTGTGCCAGCTGAGATCGCCAGCTCAACCGGTAGCCACATAACTAGCACAAACACAAACTCAGCAGGAGTTTGAGCTACGCGACAGAGTGTTTTGAGCAAGGTGGGGAGCAGACTCTGAACTGAAAATTTGCTCACTTGGATGTGCCCACCCCAGCAGAAGACAGGTTGGTAAAGGAGGCAGCTGGAAGCCCCAGAGACCAGAGAAAGCAGCACGACTAGTCCGATTTTACAGCAAAGGCTGGGGAGTTGAGCATTGCCGTTACTCAACACAGAAGACGACGCAGGAATGGCAGAATGCTGCGCCAATCCAGAGTCACCATCCTGGCTGCAGCGCTTCTGCAGAAACCTCTGGAAGGCCGGCAACGCGCAAGCTGACTCACAGCTGCCTTCTCTGCGAGGAAGCCGCTCTTCCCGCTCCCCAGGCTGGCGGTGGCGACGGTGATGGcggcacccacccacccaccccagcctCGCCTGGCCGCGCAGAGAGGAGCAGGCCTCACCTTCTCATGCTGCGAGAGGGTAACGTACGGCACGGGCTCGCGAGCCTGGTTGTGCCGGGTCATCTGGACGATCGGGCCCGCCATGTCTGCAAGGCAAAAAAGCAGAGGTGAAGCGAGGTTCGCCAAGGCCGGAGAGCGGAGGGGAATCCCGCCGCGCACCGGGGTCCGGTCCGGCCAACCCCCCGGTACTTGCCACCGGCTTCGAAGCCGGTTCTCAGGACGCTGTCAGCCGTGGAAAGCCTCTCCCGGCCTCACCGCCTCCGCGGCCCGGTTCAGAGCCACCTTCCCCCAGGCTGTCCCGGTAACGGATCCCCCGTTCCCCGTTCCAGCCCGTCTCCACGCTCACCCCGGGGCAGGCTCACTCGGTGCGTGCTGGCTACGGCTTCCCAGTGCGCGAACAACCGGCCCCGTTCCtgctcgtcctcctcctcct
Proteins encoded in this region:
- the LOC104316165 gene encoding heme-binding protein 1-like, with protein sequence MTHGRRGVARRSLPGVCVVMARITLEDLDGLGEEAAAGGDGEEEEEDEQERGRLFAHWEAVASTHRVSLPRDMAGPIVQMTRHNQAREPVPYVTLSQHEKSEEAAYEERRYPAGKWACVTKGEPMYEQSISMSFMKLMRYICKENSVGCYLGMTVPVLNEIHLTKEGTELEREVVTAYYLPGEFQQNPPVPMDPEVRITERAPLRVITRVFYGMTTEETILREIALFWELLGSTDTVLRETYIVAAYENPSIPQRRNEIWFICRAE